DNA sequence from the Candidatus Zixiibacteriota bacterium genome:
ACCGAGTTTGACCGGCCGCGCTGGAGATTCACCGCGACCTACAGCGTCCTGCCAAAGATACAGGTCGGCATTGAATACAATCCGGTGGTTAAAGAAATTGTGCCGCTTGGGAACTGGTTCATTCTGACCGAGAGTCCAAAAAGACCCTCGCTGATGTTCGGATTCAGTTCCGATAGAATCGGAACAACAAAAGGGAATTTGCAGTATTACCTCGTTGTCGGAAAATACCTGCCGTGGCTGAGACTTGCTCCGTATGCCGGAATTCAATATTCAGACAACGATGAAGGGATTAATTATCCGTTTGGAGCAAATATCGAGATTTCCAGCAAGTTCTCGCTCATGCCGATGTATGACGGAAACCGATCGCATTTGGTCGGCAACTATTATATAAATGACAGAGTCGGCTTGAGCCTGCTCTGGCTGTGGTATGAACAGGCAGGGATTTCGGTCTTTGTTGGTTTTTGAATTATGGAGAAAGTGTTGAAACATAAAGGAACGTCTATGAAACAGATTTTGAGACTAATGGCTGTATCAATGCTGATCTTGATCGCACAGAGCAATATCGTCTCTGCCCAGACGACGGCCCATCCCGAGAAGGCCGTCTGCGCAGTCTGCTCTGCAAGAGGCACAATGCACGGCGAAGAAAAAGTTGCCGGAGTCAGCGAGTACGAAGGCAAATCATACTACTTTTGCAATCTGACCTGCAAAGAGGAGTTCGATGCCGACCCGCTGTCATTCCTGCCGCCCGTGCTTCCGCGCGAAGCCATGCCGATTGTTCTGCCTCGGCTCGATGGAACAGTTGACTCACTGGCCGCCTATCACGGCAAAGTGGTGCTTATCGATTTCTGGGCGCCTTGGTGCAAACCGTGTGTGGAGA
Encoded proteins:
- a CDS encoding redoxin family protein encodes the protein MKQILRLMAVSMLILIAQSNIVSAQTTAHPEKAVCAVCSARGTMHGEEKVAGVSEYEGKSYYFCNLTCKEEFDADPLSFLPPVLPREAMPIVLPRLDGTVDSLAAYHGKVVLIDFWAPWCKPCVEMADDIVKLHKKYSESGFTVLGIAIDEEKPEKVKKYVDKKKIPYPLFLDNGADPVWKQMHISGIPALFLIDENGMIVKQWNAKTDYKELEAAVIAQLAKISESN